The Candidatus Delongbacteria bacterium sequence GTTGCTCTTTAGTATCTTGAGCACATGTAGATATTGTAAATGAAAGAATTATAAGTAATAACAATACTTTGAATTTAATCATTTAATTTCTCCTTTATCATTTCAATTATCTCTTCCACAGTAGAAACTTTCCCTGAAGTAACAAGCATTTCATTGATGACCAAACACGGAGTAATTAGAACATTGTAGGACATTATCTCCCCTATCTCGGAAACTTTAGTAACTTTGATGTCTTCATCAAATGACTCTATTGCTTTTCTTACATTAGCTTCAAGTACATTACATTTTTTACATCCGCTGCCCAAAACTTTAATTTCCATCATTTATCCTCTGACATTAATTTTATAGGATTGCATAAATTTGCTTCTTCGTTAGCAGTTCTTCCACAACATTTACAAAAATATTCCGGAGCAGAAGTTAGATTCATTACTTTCTTTACATCAAATTTATTTGATGGTTGAGACATCATACACATTTTGTGTTCAGGAATATTATTCCCACATCCACAAGAACTTTCACAACAACTTTTTGACATTTTATACCTCTTTTATTTTATATGAACATATAATTACCATAAACAAATCCTGCTAATGATGAATAAACTATTATCAGAGCAATATATGTAAATGCTTTTTTCCATCCCAATAACTTTGTCAGTACGATCATATTAGGTAGGCTTAATGAATATCCTGCCAGAAATAAAGCTAAGGCCGGACCTTTACCCATACCAAGAGTCATCAGAGATTGAATGATAGGAACTTCAGTCAAAGTTGCAAAATACATTAGAGCTCCGAATACCGATGCAAAGAAATTTGAGAATATCCTGTTCCCACCAAGAAGAGTATTTACAACTTCCTCCGGTAACGCCTGTGATATTACTCCCGCTATGAAAACACCTGCAAATAAATATGGTAAGATCTTCTTAGTAAAGAACCATACTTCACCGATCCATTCTTTATTATGTTCTTTATCAAATTTAACGAAAATTATATAGATTAGAACAAGAACAAATGAGATAAGCAATGATACTTTTGTCACCGGAGTAATTTTTAGTCCTCCGACAATTAGAAAAGCCAACTGGAACATGAAAAATAGTAATACCCAAACCTTTGAAAAACTACTTTCATTTTCATCATTCTCAACAAGCTCAGATATCCCCTGTTCTTTAAAAATGCTACCCATTATCAAACCAATGATAATTGCACCAACTATAGAAAAAGCTAATCTAACAAAAGACATTTCCCAACCGAGTACAGTACCTGTCAGAAATATAGCCGCAACATTTATAGCAGGTCCGGCGTAAAGAAATGCTGTTGCAGGGCCTATACCTGCACCCCGTTTCCAGATACCTGCAAATAAAGGCAAGATCGTACAAGAACAAACCGCAAGAACTCCACCAGAAACTGAAGCTACAGGATAAGATATCCATTTCGGGGTTTTTGCACCTAATAGTTTTAACACTGCTTCTTTTTTAGCATAGACAGCAATTCCACCAGCTATGAAGAATGCGGGTACCAGACAGAGTAAAACATGCTTTTGTGCATAATCCTGTAAAGTAAGGAAACCTGCTGCAATTGCGTTATCAGCTGATAGAAAATCCATTGGTACGAAATAGAAAGCTCCGAACAAAATTATTAATAATATGAATTTTATATATTCTTTTTTCATTACATTACCACCCTTATTGTCATCCTCGTGCTTGACACGGGGATCCATTTTTAAAGATGGGGACGGTAAGAAACCATCCCCTACGGAATCCTTGGTTAACAAATATTCGTTCTATCTGTGCCTATTACAGTTTTTTTATCTGCGTTAAACACTTTATCATTCAAACTTCCTACAAACTCCAATGCTTCTTTAATGAATGCATTATTTTCTCTATTCAATGAATAATTGATATACTTCTCATCTCTCTCCTGGACTACTAAACCAGCTTCTTTCAATATTTTCAAGTGATTTGATACAGTTGCTGTTGCATACCCGATAATTGAAGTTATCTCACAAACGCACATTGACTTTACTTCCAGCATCTTAACTATCCTTAACCTTGAATCATCACTTAATGCTTTAAAAACTTTCAAATATTCTTCCATTTCAAATCCCTCATTTCGTCATTTAGCTAAATGTAATAATGTTTGTATGTGAATGCAAATGTTATTTGTCATATTTTATACTTTCCCACTTTATGGGATTGTTACGAATATAGTGACGAATTGCAAATAATTCTTTTTCTGTTCTGATGATTCTATCATGGAAGCGTGTATGCCATGCAAAATCAGGATATTTCTTATGAATTACTTTTGAACATATTGACTTATAGGAACGAATAATCGCAGATAATGATCCAGCTTTAGGAGACATATTTGAATATATATTATCATCTCCCCTATTCCTTCTCATATTATCCCTCCCTCCCCCCGTACAGACGTTGCCCCGCAACGTCTCATCATGGCGCATCTCATCATGGCGCATCTCATCATGGTGCATCTCATCATGGCGCATCTCATCATGGCGCATCTCATCATGGCGCATCTCATCATGGCGCATCTCATCATGGCGCGTCTCATCTGCGTGACACTCTGGAGAGACGTTGCGGGGCAACGTCTTTACGAGCGTAGATGCTGAGACGGGATCGGATGTCAGTGATATGATACCGTGTATATGATCCGGCATGATGACATACTCATCGAGTTTTACATTACTGGAGCATTTTGGGATATTTTCCCAGTATTTTAGAGCAATTCTGCCTATATCTGACAATATCATTTTACCTTCTTTTATGATTCCTAAGGATTTTGTACGATCCTGCGTATTTATTGTTACAAAATATAAACCTGCAGTTTTATAATCCCATTTTTTTAATCGAGCGGATTCCACCCTGTATTGATTATTATATAAAGTCATAAATGTAATATAACATTAGCACCAGGTCAAATAGTGACCTTTAGGTATTTATTATATATTTTTTTAATGAATGGAAGTCGTCCCTCTACAATACATAAAAACACTTGCGTATTTTTATTTCATTCATTAAATTGTTAACCAGTTGGTTTAACTAACGGATTAATAGAATGAAAAAAGATATTTCAACTGAAGAAAAGATACTGCAAGCTGCTACAAAGATATTTAAAGCTAAGGGTTATTCAGGTGCCCGAATGCAGAAGATCGCCGATTCTGCCGGCATCAACAAAGCTATGCTTCATTATTATTTCAGGTCAAAGAAATTGCTCTTTGATAAAATATTTATCAAACTGATGAATTCTTTTTTATCCAATATTATAGCTACACTTAATTCAGATAATACCTGGGATGAAATATTAACCGATCTTTCCGAGAAACTTTTTATTTTCATTACACAAAACAGAGAGATCCCGCTTTTTCTTGTAAATGAATTACATAAAAATCCAGACTTCTTCACTGAGCAACTTGTAAAATTCAAAGAAGTCAGTAATTCATCGTTCTTTTCAATGATAGAGAATGAAGGTAAAAAAGGAAATATTATCAAAGCTGATCCATTGCAGATATTAGTACATGTTATCTCTGGAATGATGTATCCAGTCATAGCAGAACCTATCATCAGTTCGATTGGTAGTTTCAATGATGAAGATTTTTACAATTTTTTATTTCAGAGAAAAGAGATCGTTCCTAAAATTATAATGGAATATTTAAAGAAGGTATAACATGAAAACAAAATTAATTGCATTGGTCATCTTAGGTATATTTTTAGTCGGTTGTACAAAGGTGGAAAAGACTGCTGATGCTTACGGAAATTTTGAAGCAGTGGAAACTATTATCTCTGCGGAATCTCAGGGAAAACTGATAAACTTCAATATCAATGAAGGTGAAGATGTTAAGATCGGTCAGAGTATCGGTCTGATAGATACTTCAATGCTTGTGTTGCAGAGAAATGAGATATCGGCAAATCTGAGAGCATTAAAATTCAAACTTCCGGATGTATCAAAAGATATTAAAGTACTTGAGCAGCAGATAGCAAATATTGAGATAGACAGAAAGAGAACTGAGAACTTGCTCGAAAAGAAAGCTGCAACTCAGAAACAATACGATGATATCATTGCTCAGATGGAAGTTCTGAAAAAACAGATCACTGCAACTAAATATAAAGCTTCAGTTCAATCAAGATCGATACTTTCTGAGATT is a genomic window containing:
- a CDS encoding thioredoxin family protein: MEIKVLGSGCKKCNVLEANVRKAIESFDEDIKVTKVSEIGEIMSYNVLITPCLVINEMLVTSGKVSTVEEIIEMIKEKLND
- a CDS encoding permease, with product MKKEYIKFILLIILFGAFYFVPMDFLSADNAIAAGFLTLQDYAQKHVLLCLVPAFFIAGGIAVYAKKEAVLKLLGAKTPKWISYPVASVSGGVLAVCSCTILPLFAGIWKRGAGIGPATAFLYAGPAINVAAIFLTGTVLGWEMSFVRLAFSIVGAIIIGLIMGSIFKEQGISELVENDENESSFSKVWVLLFFMFQLAFLIVGGLKITPVTKVSLLISFVLVLIYIIFVKFDKEHNKEWIGEVWFFTKKILPYLFAGVFIAGVISQALPEEVVNTLLGGNRIFSNFFASVFGALMYFATLTEVPIIQSLMTLGMGKGPALALFLAGYSLSLPNMIVLTKLLGWKKAFTYIALIIVYSSLAGFVYGNYMFI
- a CDS encoding winged helix-turn-helix transcriptional regulator, with the translated sequence MEEYLKVFKALSDDSRLRIVKMLEVKSMCVCEITSIIGYATATVSNHLKILKEAGLVVQERDEKYINYSLNRENNAFIKEALEFVGSLNDKVFNADKKTVIGTDRTNIC
- a CDS encoding TetR/AcrR family transcriptional regulator, giving the protein MKKDISTEEKILQAATKIFKAKGYSGARMQKIADSAGINKAMLHYYFRSKKLLFDKIFIKLMNSFLSNIIATLNSDNTWDEILTDLSEKLFIFITQNREIPLFLVNELHKNPDFFTEQLVKFKEVSNSSFFSMIENEGKKGNIIKADPLQILVHVISGMMYPVIAEPIISSIGSFNDEDFYNFLFQRKEIVPKIIMEYLKKV
- a CDS encoding HlyD family efflux transporter periplasmic adaptor subunit, with the protein product MKTKLIALVILGIFLVGCTKVEKTADAYGNFEAVETIISAESQGKLINFNINEGEDVKIGQSIGLIDTSMLVLQRNEISANLRALKFKLPDVSKDIKVLEQQIANIEIDRKRTENLLEKKAATQKQYDDIIAQMEVLKKQITATKYKASVQSRSILSEIEPIEAKLKQINYSIDKCRIVNPAVGTVISKFVEENEIVSFGKPLYKVADLENIILRVYVSAPQMVNIKLGSEVKVLVDAPNNSMKEYTGKISWVSSKAEFTPKIIQTKEERTNLVYAVKIAVKNDGSLKLGMPGEVYFK